From one Neofelis nebulosa isolate mNeoNeb1 chromosome 4, mNeoNeb1.pri, whole genome shotgun sequence genomic stretch:
- the EPHA1 gene encoding ephrin type-A receptor 1 isoform X1 → MERRWPLGLGLLLLLCAPLPPGARAKEVTLMDTSTAQGELGWLLDPPEDGWSEVQQILNGTPLYMYQDCPLQDGGDTDHWLRSNWIYRGEEASRVHVELQFTVRDCKSFPGGARPLGCKETFNLLYMESDQDVGIQLRRPLFQKVTTVAADQSFTIRDLASGAVKLNVERCSLGRLTRRGLYLAFHNPGACVALVSVRVFYQRCPEAVQGLARFPDTLPGPGGLVEVAGTCLPHAQASPGPAGAPRMHCSPEGEWLVPVGRCHCEPGYEEGSSGKGCLACPSGSYRADTDAPHCLKCPEHSTAEPEGATVCTCESGHFRALGEGPQVACTRPPSVPRNLSFSVLGTQLSLRWEPPADMGGRQDVRYSVGCSQCRGAAVDGGPCQPCGGTVRFSPGASGLTAPAVRVNGLEPYANYTFNVEAQNGVSGFGPSTHASTSLSISMGHAESLSGLSLRLVKKEPRQLELTWAGSRPRSPGGNLSYELHVLNQDEERHQMVLEPRVLLTELQPDTTYIVRVRMLTPLGPGPFSPDHEFRTSPPVSRGLTGGEIVAIIFGLLLGIALLLGMLFFRSRKAQRRHQQRPRDHVTDVNREDKLWLKPYVDLQAYEDPAQGALDFTQELDPGWLIVDTVIGEGEFGEVYRGTLRIPSQDCKTVAIKTLKDTSPDGQWWNFLREATIMGQFSHPHILHLEGVVTKRKPIMIITEFMENGALDAFLREQEDQLVPGQLVAMLQGIASGMNYLSDHSYVHRDLAARNILVSQNLCCKVSDFGLTRLLDNFDGTYETQGGKIPIRWTAPEAIAHRTFTTASDVWSFGIVMWEVLSFGDKPYGEMSNQEVMKSIEDGYRLPPPVDCPAPLYELMKNCWAYDRARRPSFHQLKAHLEQLLANPHPLRTIANFDPRVTLRLPSLSGSDGIPYRSVPEWLESIRMKRYILHFRSAGLDTMECVLELTAEDLAQMGITLPGHQKRILCSIQGFKD, encoded by the exons ATGGAGCGGCGCTGGCCCCTGGGGCtcgggctgctgctgctgctctgcgCCCCGCTGCCCCCCGGGGCGCGCGCCAAGGAAG TCACTCTGATGGACACGAGCACAGCACAGGGAGAGCTGGGCTGGCTGCTGGATCCCCCAGAGGATGGG TGGAGTGAAGTACAGCAGATACTGAATGGGACACCCCTCTACATGTACCAGGACTGCCCACTGCAAGATGGCGGGGACACTGACCACTGGCTGCGCTCCAACTGGATTTACCGGGGGGAAGAAGCTTCGCGTGTCCATGTGGAGCTGCAATTCACCGTGAGGGACTGTAAGAGCTTCCCCGGGGGAGCCAGGCCTCTGGGCTGCAAGGAGACCTTCAACCTCCTGTACATGGAGAGCGACCAGGACGTGGGCATTCAGCTCCGACGGCCCTTGTTCCAGAAG GTGACCACTGTGGCTGCAGACCAGAGCTTCACCATCCGAGACCTCGCGTCTGGCGCCGTGAAGCTGAACGTGGAGCGCTGCTCCTTGGGCCGCCTGACCCGCCGAGGCCTCTACCTCGCTTTCCACAACCCAGGTGCCTGCGTGGCCCTGGTGTCTGTAAGGGTGTTCTACCAGCGCTGTCCTGAGGCCGTGCAGGGCTTGGCCCGATTCCCTGACACACTGCCTGGACCCGGCGGGTTGGTGGAAGTGGCAGGGACCTGCTTGCCCCATGCCCAGGCCAGCCCTGGTCCGGCGGGTGCACCGCGCATGCACTGCAGTCCGGAGGGTGAGTGGTTGGTGCCCGTGGGCCGATGCCACTGTGAGCCTGGCTACGAGGAAGGCAGCAGCGGTAAAGGATGCCTGG CCTGCCCTAGCGGCTCCTACCGGGCAGACACAGATGCACCACATTGTCTCAAGTGTCCAGAGCACAGCACAGCCGAGCCGGAGGGGGCCACCGTCTGCACCTGTGAGAGCGGCCATTTCCGAGCCCTGGGGGAGGGCCCCCAAGTGGCGTGCACGC GGCCCCCCTCAGTTCCCCGAAACCTGAGCTTCTCTGTTTTGGGGACTCAGCTCTCCCTGCGTTGGGAACCCCCAGCAGATATGGGGGGGCGCCAGGATGTGAGGTACAGTGTGGGGTGTTCTCAGTGTCGGGGAGCAGCAGTGGACGGGGGACCCTGCCAACCCTGCGGGGGAACTGTGCGCTTTTCCCCGGGAGCCAGCGGGCTCACGGCACCGGCCGTGCGTGTCAACGGCCTTGAACCCTATGCCAACTACACCTTTAACGTTGAGGCCCAGAATGGAGTGTCGGGGTTTGGCCCATCCACGCATGCCAGCACCTCACTGAGCATCAGCATGGGGCACGCAG AGTCACTGTCAGGCTTGTCCCTGAGGCTGGTAAAGAAGGAGCCACGGCAGCTGGAACTGACCTGGGCAGGGTCCCGGCCCCGCAGTCCAGGGGGGAACTTGAGCTACGAGCTGCATGTGCTGAATCAG GACGAAGAAAGGCACCAGATGGTTCTAGAACCCAGGGTCTTGCTGACCGAACTGCAGCCAGACACCACGTACATTGTCAGAGTTCGAATGCTGACCCCTCTAGGGCCTGGCCCTTTCTCCCCTGACCATGAGTTCCGGACAAGCCCGCCAG TTTCCAGGGGCCTGACTGGAGGAGAGATTGTGGCCATCATCTTTGGGCTGCTGCTGGGCATAGCTCTGCTGCTGGGGATGCTCTTCTTCCGCTCAAG gAAAGCTCAGCGGCGACACCAGCAGAGGCCCCGTGATCACGTCACTGACGTGAACCGAG AGGACAAGCTGTGGCTTAAGCCGTATGTGGACCTCCAAGCATATGAGGACCCTGCCCAGGGAGCCCTGGACTTCACCCAGGAGCTTGATCCAGGCTGGCTGATTGTGGACACTGTCATAGGGGAAG GAGAGTTTGGAGAAGTGTATCGAGGGACCCTGAGGATCCCCAGCCAGGACTGCAAGACTGTGGCCATTAAGACCTTGAAAGACACATCTCCAGACGGCCAGTGGTGGAACTTCCTTCGAGAGGCCACCATCATGGGCCAGTTCAGCCACCCACACATTTTGCATCTGGAAGGCGTCGTCACCAAGA GAAAGCCCATCATGATCATCACGGAGTTTATGGAGAACGGAGCCCTGGATGCCTTCCTGAGG GAGCAGGAAGACCAGCTGGTCCCTGGGCAGCTGGTGGCTATGCTGCAGGGCATCGCGTCAGGCATGAACTACCTCAGCGACCACAGTTATGTCCACCGGGACCTGGCCGCCAGGAACATCTTAGTGAGTCAGAACCTGTGCTGcaaggtgtctgactttggcctcaCCCGCCTTCTGGACAACTTTGATGGCACTTACGAAACCCAG GGAGGAAAGATCCCCATCCGTTGGACAGCCCCCGAAGCCATTGCCCATCGCACCTTCACCACGGCCAGCGACGTGTGGAGCTTTGGGATTGTGATGTGGGAGGTTCTGAGTTTTGGGGACAAACCGTACGGGGAGATGAGCAATCAGGAG GTAATGAAGAGCATTGAGGATGGGTACCGGCTGCCCCCTCCCGTGGACTGCCCTGCCCCTCTCTATGAACTCATGAAGAACTGCTGGGCCTATGACCGAGCCCGTCGGCCCTCCTTCCACCAGCTGAAGGCACATCTGGAGCAATTGCttgccaacccccaccccctgagGACCATTGCCAACTTTGATCCCAG GGTGACGCTCCGCCTTCCCAGCTTGAGTGGCTCCGATGGGATCCCCTATCGAAGCGTCCCTGAGTGGCTGGAGTCCATACGAATGAAACGCTACATTCTGCACTTCCGCTCGGCTGGGCTGGACACCATGGAGTGTGTGTTGGAGCTGACGGCCGA GGACCTGGCACAGATGGGAATCACGCTGCCGGGACACCAGAAGCGCATCCTTTGCAGTATTCAGGGATTCAAGGACTGA
- the EPHA1 gene encoding ephrin type-A receptor 1 isoform X2 produces the protein MERRWPLGLGLLLLLCAPLPPGARAKEVTLMDTSTAQGELGWLLDPPEDGWSEVQQILNGTPLYMYQDCPLQDGGDTDHWLRSNWIYRGEEASRVHVELQFTVRDCKSFPGGARPLGCKETFNLLYMESDQDVGIQLRRPLFQKVTTVAADQSFTIRDLASGAVKLNVERCSLGRLTRRGLYLAFHNPGACVALVSVRVFYQRCPEAVQGLARFPDTLPGPGGLVEVAGTCLPHAQASPGPAGAPRMHCSPEGEWLVPVGRCHCEPGYEEGSSGKGCLACPSGSYRADTDAPHCLKCPEHSTAEPEGATVCTCESGHFRALGEGPQVACTRPPSVPRNLSFSVLGTQLSLRWEPPADMGGRQDVRYSVGCSQCRGAAVDGGPCQPCGGTVRFSPGASGLTAPAVRVNGLEPYANYTFNVEAQNGVSGFGPSTHASTSLSISMGHAESLSGLSLRLVKKEPRQLELTWAGSRPRSPGGNLSYELHVLNQDEERHQMVLEPRVLLTELQPDTTYIVRVRMLTPLGPGPFSPDHEFRTSPPVSRGLTGGEIVAIIFGLLLGIALLLGMLFFRSRKAQRRHQQRPRDHVTDVNREDKLWLKPYVDLQAYEDPAQGALDFTQELDPGWLIVDTVIGEGEFGEVYRGTLRIPSQDCKTVAIKTLKDTSPDGQWWNFLREATIMGQFSHPHILHLEGVVTKRKPIMIITEFMENGALDAFLREQEDQLVPGQLVAMLQGIASGMNYLSDHSYVHRDLAARNILVSQNLCCKVSDFGLTRLLDNFDGTYETQGGKIPIRWTAPEAIAHRTFTTASDVWSFGIVMWEVLSFGDKPYGEMSNQEVMKSIEDGYRLPPPVDCPAPLYELMKNCWAYDRARRPSFHQLKAHLEQLLANPHPLRTIANFDPRAVTSPESISATGPSACLLP, from the exons ATGGAGCGGCGCTGGCCCCTGGGGCtcgggctgctgctgctgctctgcgCCCCGCTGCCCCCCGGGGCGCGCGCCAAGGAAG TCACTCTGATGGACACGAGCACAGCACAGGGAGAGCTGGGCTGGCTGCTGGATCCCCCAGAGGATGGG TGGAGTGAAGTACAGCAGATACTGAATGGGACACCCCTCTACATGTACCAGGACTGCCCACTGCAAGATGGCGGGGACACTGACCACTGGCTGCGCTCCAACTGGATTTACCGGGGGGAAGAAGCTTCGCGTGTCCATGTGGAGCTGCAATTCACCGTGAGGGACTGTAAGAGCTTCCCCGGGGGAGCCAGGCCTCTGGGCTGCAAGGAGACCTTCAACCTCCTGTACATGGAGAGCGACCAGGACGTGGGCATTCAGCTCCGACGGCCCTTGTTCCAGAAG GTGACCACTGTGGCTGCAGACCAGAGCTTCACCATCCGAGACCTCGCGTCTGGCGCCGTGAAGCTGAACGTGGAGCGCTGCTCCTTGGGCCGCCTGACCCGCCGAGGCCTCTACCTCGCTTTCCACAACCCAGGTGCCTGCGTGGCCCTGGTGTCTGTAAGGGTGTTCTACCAGCGCTGTCCTGAGGCCGTGCAGGGCTTGGCCCGATTCCCTGACACACTGCCTGGACCCGGCGGGTTGGTGGAAGTGGCAGGGACCTGCTTGCCCCATGCCCAGGCCAGCCCTGGTCCGGCGGGTGCACCGCGCATGCACTGCAGTCCGGAGGGTGAGTGGTTGGTGCCCGTGGGCCGATGCCACTGTGAGCCTGGCTACGAGGAAGGCAGCAGCGGTAAAGGATGCCTGG CCTGCCCTAGCGGCTCCTACCGGGCAGACACAGATGCACCACATTGTCTCAAGTGTCCAGAGCACAGCACAGCCGAGCCGGAGGGGGCCACCGTCTGCACCTGTGAGAGCGGCCATTTCCGAGCCCTGGGGGAGGGCCCCCAAGTGGCGTGCACGC GGCCCCCCTCAGTTCCCCGAAACCTGAGCTTCTCTGTTTTGGGGACTCAGCTCTCCCTGCGTTGGGAACCCCCAGCAGATATGGGGGGGCGCCAGGATGTGAGGTACAGTGTGGGGTGTTCTCAGTGTCGGGGAGCAGCAGTGGACGGGGGACCCTGCCAACCCTGCGGGGGAACTGTGCGCTTTTCCCCGGGAGCCAGCGGGCTCACGGCACCGGCCGTGCGTGTCAACGGCCTTGAACCCTATGCCAACTACACCTTTAACGTTGAGGCCCAGAATGGAGTGTCGGGGTTTGGCCCATCCACGCATGCCAGCACCTCACTGAGCATCAGCATGGGGCACGCAG AGTCACTGTCAGGCTTGTCCCTGAGGCTGGTAAAGAAGGAGCCACGGCAGCTGGAACTGACCTGGGCAGGGTCCCGGCCCCGCAGTCCAGGGGGGAACTTGAGCTACGAGCTGCATGTGCTGAATCAG GACGAAGAAAGGCACCAGATGGTTCTAGAACCCAGGGTCTTGCTGACCGAACTGCAGCCAGACACCACGTACATTGTCAGAGTTCGAATGCTGACCCCTCTAGGGCCTGGCCCTTTCTCCCCTGACCATGAGTTCCGGACAAGCCCGCCAG TTTCCAGGGGCCTGACTGGAGGAGAGATTGTGGCCATCATCTTTGGGCTGCTGCTGGGCATAGCTCTGCTGCTGGGGATGCTCTTCTTCCGCTCAAG gAAAGCTCAGCGGCGACACCAGCAGAGGCCCCGTGATCACGTCACTGACGTGAACCGAG AGGACAAGCTGTGGCTTAAGCCGTATGTGGACCTCCAAGCATATGAGGACCCTGCCCAGGGAGCCCTGGACTTCACCCAGGAGCTTGATCCAGGCTGGCTGATTGTGGACACTGTCATAGGGGAAG GAGAGTTTGGAGAAGTGTATCGAGGGACCCTGAGGATCCCCAGCCAGGACTGCAAGACTGTGGCCATTAAGACCTTGAAAGACACATCTCCAGACGGCCAGTGGTGGAACTTCCTTCGAGAGGCCACCATCATGGGCCAGTTCAGCCACCCACACATTTTGCATCTGGAAGGCGTCGTCACCAAGA GAAAGCCCATCATGATCATCACGGAGTTTATGGAGAACGGAGCCCTGGATGCCTTCCTGAGG GAGCAGGAAGACCAGCTGGTCCCTGGGCAGCTGGTGGCTATGCTGCAGGGCATCGCGTCAGGCATGAACTACCTCAGCGACCACAGTTATGTCCACCGGGACCTGGCCGCCAGGAACATCTTAGTGAGTCAGAACCTGTGCTGcaaggtgtctgactttggcctcaCCCGCCTTCTGGACAACTTTGATGGCACTTACGAAACCCAG GGAGGAAAGATCCCCATCCGTTGGACAGCCCCCGAAGCCATTGCCCATCGCACCTTCACCACGGCCAGCGACGTGTGGAGCTTTGGGATTGTGATGTGGGAGGTTCTGAGTTTTGGGGACAAACCGTACGGGGAGATGAGCAATCAGGAG GTAATGAAGAGCATTGAGGATGGGTACCGGCTGCCCCCTCCCGTGGACTGCCCTGCCCCTCTCTATGAACTCATGAAGAACTGCTGGGCCTATGACCGAGCCCGTCGGCCCTCCTTCCACCAGCTGAAGGCACATCTGGAGCAATTGCttgccaacccccaccccctgagGACCATTGCCAACTTTGATCCCAG GGCTGTCACCTCCCCTGAGTCTATCAGTGCCACAGGACCGTCAGCCTGCCTGTTGCCGTGA
- the ZYX gene encoding zyxin, with product MAAPRPPPAISVSVSAPAFYAPQKKFGPVVAPKPKVNPFRPGDSEPPPAAGAQRAQMGRVGEIPPPPAEDFPPPPPPILGDGDDSEGALGGAFPPPPPPIEEPFPPAPLEEEIFPSPPPPLEEEGGPEAAIPPPPQPREKVSSIDLEIDSLSSLLDDMTRNDPFKARVSSGYVPPPVATPYIPKSNTKPATGGTAPLPPWKSPSSSQPLPQAQAQPLSQTQFHVQPQVKPQVQLHVQPQPQPQPQPVPFANTQPRGPPAPSPAPKFSPVASKFTPVASKFSPGAPGGPGSQPNQKLGSPEAPSSSSTGSPQSPSFTYAQQKEKPRVQEKQHPVAPPAQSQNQVRSPGAPGPLTLKEVEELEQLTQQLMQDMEHPQRQNVAVNESCGRCHQPLARTQPAVRALGQLFHITCFTCHQCEQQLQGQQFYSLEGAPYCEGCYTDTLEKCNTCGQPITDRMLRATGKAYHPQCFTCVVCSCPLEGTSFIVDQANRPHCVPDYHKQYAPRCSVCEGPIMPEPGREETVRVVALDKNFHMKCYKCEDCGKPLSIEADDNGCFPLDGHVLCRKCHTARAQT from the exons ATGGCGGCCCCCCGCCCGCCTCCCGCGATCTCCGTGTCGGTCTCCGCTCCGGCTTTTTACGCCCCGCAGAAGAAGTTCGGCCCGGTGGTGGCCCCAAAGCCCAAAGTGAATCCTTTCCGGCCCGGGGATAGCGAGCCTCCCCCGGCCGCCGGGGCCCAGCGCGCGCAGATGGGCCGGGTGGGCGAGATCCCCCCGCCGCCCGCGGAAG ACTttcccccgccaccccctcccaTCCTTGGGGATGGCGACGACTCGGAGGGCGCTCTGGGAGGtgccttcccacctccccctccccctatcGAGGAACCGTTTCCCCCTGCGCCTCTGGAGGAGGAGATCTTCCCTTCCCCACCGCCTccactggaggaggagggagggcctgAGGCCGCCATACCTCCCCCCCCACAG CCCAGGGAGAAGGTGAGCAGTATTGATTTGGAGATCGACTCTCTGTCCTCACTGCTGGATGACATGACCAGGAATGATCCCTTCAAAGCCCGG GTGTCATCTGGATATGTACCCCCACCAGTCGCTACTCCATACATTCCCAAGTCTAATACTAAGCCTGCAACTGGGGGCACAGCACCCCTGCCTCCTTGGAAGTCCCCTTCTagctcccagcctctgccccaggCTCAGGCTCAGCCTCTGAGCCAAACCCAGTTCCACGTGCAGCCCCAGGTCAAGCCTCAGGTCCAGCTTCACgtgcagccccagccccagccccagccccagcctgtgcCTTTCGCGAACACCCAGCCTCGAGGACCCCCAGCCCCATCTCCGGCCCCAAAGTTTTCTCCAGTGGCTTCCAAGTTTACTCCTGTGGCTTCCAAGTTCAGCCCTGGAGCCCCAGGTGGACCTGGGTCACAGCCTAATCAGAAGTTGGGGTCCCCTGAAGCTCCCTCTTCCAGTAGCACAGGCTCCCCTCAGTCCCCCAGCTTCACCTATGCTCAGCAGAAGGAGAAGCCCCGAGTGCAGGAGAAGCAGCATCCAGTGGCCCCACCAGCGCAAAGCCAAAATCAG GTCCGCTCCCCTGGGGCCCCCGGACCTCTGACTCTGAAGGAGGTGGAGGAGCTGGAGCAGCTGACCCAGCAGCTGATGCAGGACATGGAGCACCCTCAGAGGCAGAACGTGGCTGTCAACG AGTCCTGTGGCCGGTGTCATCAGCCCCTGGCACGCACGCAGCCTGCAGTTCGGGCTCTGGGGCAGTTGTTCCACATCACCTGCTTTACCTGCCACCAGTGTGAGCAGCAGCTGCAGGGACAGCAGTTCTACAGCCTGGAGGGGGCGCCCTACTGTGAGGGCTGCTATACC GACACCCTGGAGAAGTGCAACACCTGCGGACAGCCCATCACTGACCGCATGCTGAGGGCCACCGGCAAAGCCTACCACCCGCAGTGCTTCACCTGTGTGGTCTGCTCCTGCCCGCTGGAGGGCACCTCCTTCATTGTGGATCAGGCCAACCGGCCCCACTGTGTACCCGACTACCACAA gcaGTACGCCCCCAGGTGCTCGGTCTGCGAAGGGCCCATCATGCCTGAGCCTGGCCGCGAGGAGACCGTGCGAGTGGTCGCCCTGGATAAGAACTTCCACATGAAGTGCTACAAGTGTGAG gacTGCGGGAAGCCACTGTCTATTGAGGCGGATGACAACGGCTGCTTCCCCCTGGATGGCCACGTGCTCTGCCGGAAGTGCCACACTGCCAGAGCCCAGACCTGA